Proteins found in one Triticum urartu cultivar G1812 chromosome 4, Tu2.1, whole genome shotgun sequence genomic segment:
- the LOC125553682 gene encoding uncharacterized protein LOC125553682: MNHFQGVYGEPRSSRGPRSSGCGRWSSRSKELEMVQEECLQRLQNWIEVPYDSIAKEQQFVSSEVWVPLFCYFLVLIIKVHGHCQNFHFIAVSYFQISCSSR, from the exons ATGAACCATTTCCAGGGCGTATATGGAGAGCCTAGAAGCAGCAGGGGTCCACGGAGCAGCGGATGCGGTCGATGGAGTAGCAGGAGCAAGGAGCTCGAGATGGTTCAG GAAGAGTGCCTACAGAGATTACAGAACTGGATAGAGGTGCCTTATGATAGTATAGCTAAAGAACAACAG TTTGTCTCTTCAGAAGTTTGGGTGCCTCTGTTTTGCTACTTTTTAGTTCTCATCATTAAG GTCCATGGACATTGCCAGAATTTTCACTTTATTGCAGTGTCGTATTTTCAGATCTCATGTTCCTCAAGGTAA